The following are from one region of the Octopus sinensis unplaced genomic scaffold, ASM634580v1 Contig16181, whole genome shotgun sequence genome:
- the LOC115230715 gene encoding E3 ubiquitin-protein ligase HECW2-like — protein sequence MVVHPGRSSAQLSHHSKPVRTTIESNTTNPRWEGQVFTLDAIATDTIEFEVKDKFAKSRPTIIRFLGRAEVSVQRIIDKVNAACGPVNFNLDLVRRHPRENVSGTLMLTTGVQVDIQAG from the exons ATGGTAGTTCATCCTGGACGCTCATCGGCTCAACTTTCCCACCATAGTAAACCAGTTCGAACTACCATTGAATCCAATACAACCAATCCAAGATGGGAAGGACAG GTTTTTACCCTTGATGCTATAGCTACTGATACAATTGAATTTGAAGTGAAAGACAAGTTTGCAAAGAGTCGTCCTACTATAATTCGCTTTTTAGGACGTGCAGAGGTTTCAGtacaaagaattattgataaagtAAATGCTGCTTGTGG tccagtcaacttTAATTTGGATTTAGTACGGAGACATCCTCGAGAAAATGTGAGTGGAACACTCATGCTTACAACTGGAGTTCAAGTCGATATTCAAGCTGGTTAG